One genomic region from Engraulis encrasicolus isolate BLACKSEA-1 unplaced genomic scaffold, IST_EnEncr_1.0 scaffold_49_np1212, whole genome shotgun sequence encodes:
- the LOC134444285 gene encoding verrucotoxin subunit beta-like translates to MASSDKTADVIETAALGRPFCLGMLYDCRSETLIPGVTLWNPEELKDHIVEDQPNSEYNVIKSDSITQKADSFNISGSLKLCILGGKVNISGSANYLNNTKTSLKQERLTLQYTTTTKVKRLTMSQLAHKNITYQDVSGNGLATHVVTAIEYGAGAYFVFVRQSYESYKDTDGEGQVNVMLDKIKGFSADAEVALTLTNEEKSAVDTFRCTFHGDFNLPNNPVTFEQAVNAYKTLPSLLGENGEHAIPVRVWMYPLTKLNSEAAKLEGQISDNLVIRTTAVIEEFKKTEMRCNDLKSINPILPEMEKKIQIFMKNCSVYKLQFTEKLGSVLPSIRGGGQEEIVLTDILEKHEKSPFNSKDLDQWLTQKENESHTQSIILGRLKEMDVDMDANLDELLVDLNSKKIVSFSFTSVAQTDDFLETLSNFLSTTLRCQQEPKEKEETGKEEEQKMSTGYLSHKRKRKIRKQLNLFKKLKMLLGDEAKFIVGSQYDASNPGVCIYVWEEGSDDFVPFNAPSKPDTPVVHKALTDGFILQASKADSATVKYVVEVKPHEGEWERLSEQTSPGWEITRVKVMQYDELKSRWESSWREDERRANIGKRSIAKCAEKGCGKDGN, encoded by the exons ATGGCATCATCTGATAAGACTGCTGACGTCATCGAGACTGCTGCCCTGGGAAGACCGTTCTGTCTTGGGATGCTGTACGATTGCCGAAGTGAAACTCTTATTCCAG gtGTAACATTGTGGAATCCAGAGGAGCTAAAAGATCATATTGTGGAGGACCAACCAAATTCTGAATATAATGTCATTAAATCTGACTCAATTACTCAGAAGGCAGATTCCTTCAATATATCAGGATCTCTTAAACTGTGTATTCTTGGAGGAAAGGTTAATATTAGTGGATCAGCCAACTACctcaacaacacaaaaacatctTTGAAACAAGAACGGCTCACTCTTCAGTACACAACCACAACAAAGGTCAAGCGCCTAACAATGTCTCAACTGGCACATAAAAATATAACCTATCAGGATGTTTCAGGAAATGGCCTTGCCACACACGTTGTCACTGCGATCGAATATGGGGCAGGAGCTTACTTTGTCTTTGTCAGACAGTCATATGAAAGTTACAAAGACACAGATGGAGAGGGGCAAGTCAATGTCATGCTGGATAAGATCAAAGGTTTCTCAGCTGATGCAGAGGTAGCACTTACATTGACTAATGAAGAAAAGTCTGCCGTGGACACCTTCAGGTGTACTTTTCATGGGGACTTCAACCTACCCAACAACCCAGTTACTTTCGAGCAGGCTGTTAACGCTTACAAAACACTACCATCACTGTTGGGAGAGAATGGAGAGCATGCCATTCCAGTCAGGGTGTGGATGTACCCTCTGACGAAGCTGAACTCAGAAGCTGCAAAACTTGAAGGACAAATTAGTGACAACCTCGTGATAAGGACAACTGCAGTCATAGAGGAATTTAAAAAGACAGAGATGAGATGCAACGACCTGAAAAGCATAAATCCAATACTTCCTGAAATGGAGAAGAAGATTCAGATTTTCATGAAAAACTGCTCTGTCTACAAGCTGCAGTTTACAGAGAAGCTTGGATCAGTACTTCCATCTATCCGAGGTGGTGGACAAGAGGAGATTGTCCTTACTGACATCCTTGAAAAACATGAGAAATCGCCTTTCAACAGCAAAGATCTGGATCAGTGGCTAACCCAGAAGGAAAATGAATCACATACGCAGTCCATAATACTCGGGCGACTAAAGGAAATGGACGTAGACATGGATGCCAACCTGGACGAACTTTTGGTTGATTTAAATAGCAAAAAGATTGTGAGCTTCTCATTTACCTCTGTCGCCCAGACAGATGATTTCCTTGAGACACTGTCAAACTTTCTCAGCACGACATTGAGATGCCAGCAGGAGcccaaagaaaaggaagaaacagGAAAGGAAGAGGAACAGAAGATGAGCACAGGTTACCTCAGCCATAAAAGGAAACGAAAAATCAGGAAACAGTTAAACCTGTTTAAGAAGTTGAAGATGTTACTGGGGGATGAGGCGAAATTCATTGTTGGATCACAATATGATGCCAGTAACCCTGGGGTCTGTATATACGTATGGGAAGAGGGGTCTGATGACTTTGTTCCCTTCAATGCTCCATCCAAACCTGACACTCCAGTTGTCCATAAAGCTCTCACGGATGGATTTATACTGCAGGCATCAAAAGCAGACTCTGCCACTGTTAAGTACGTGGTGGAAGTCAAACCCCACGAAGGAGAATGGGAACGTCTATCTGAGCAGACAAGCCCGGG ATGGGAAATAACACGTGTGAAGGTGATGCAGTATGATGAGCTGAAGAGCCGGTGGGAGAGCAGTTGGAGAGAAGATGAACGAAGAGCAAATATTGGCAAGAGGAGTATCGCCAAGTGTGCAGAGAAAGGTTGTGGAAAAGATGGAAACTGA